In Microbacterium laevaniformans, a single window of DNA contains:
- the pth gene encoding aminoacyl-tRNA hydrolase, whose amino-acid sequence MAETWLVVGLGNPGVRYESTRHNVGQMVIAELASRRGETLRAHKANARVAESWLRPGGAKLVLATPNSYMNVSGGPVSQLARFYDVPADRVVLVHDELDIPFDTVKLKTGGGHGGHNGIRDVAKALGTPDFPRVRVGIGRPPGRQDPADWVLDPFSSAERAALPVLVSEAADAVELLVGEGLLAAQQKHHAPRA is encoded by the coding sequence ATGGCCGAGACATGGCTGGTGGTGGGGCTGGGAAACCCCGGCGTCCGCTACGAGAGCACCCGTCACAACGTGGGGCAGATGGTGATCGCCGAGCTCGCCTCTCGGCGGGGCGAGACGCTGCGTGCGCACAAGGCGAACGCGCGCGTCGCGGAGAGCTGGCTGCGTCCGGGCGGGGCGAAGCTCGTGCTCGCCACCCCCAATTCGTACATGAACGTGTCGGGCGGGCCGGTTTCGCAGCTTGCGCGCTTCTATGACGTTCCCGCCGACCGCGTCGTGCTCGTCCACGACGAGCTCGACATCCCGTTCGACACCGTCAAGCTCAAGACCGGCGGTGGACATGGCGGCCACAACGGCATCCGCGATGTCGCCAAAGCACTGGGTACCCCCGACTTCCCGCGCGTGCGGGTCGGTATCGGTCGTCCTCCGGGACGCCAGGATCCGGCGGACTGGGTGCTCGATCCGTTCTCTTCGGCCGAGCGGGCCGCGTTGCCGGTGCTGGTGTCGGAGGCTGCCGACGCGGTCGAGCTGCTCGTCGGGGAAGGACTGCTCGCCGCCCAGCAGAAACATCACGCGCCGCGCGCCTGA
- a CDS encoding shikimate kinase: protein MARVVLMGSSDAAVELTGAALAARLRARYIDGDELRPPARRRRRRAETTPAASDAEIWLDALRLVLAEAAAVVVTTGPLTRAARDAVRARVRDVVFVELVGRESVGEPLTQDEAGFRVAAGADLQIVVDRVADLLTTTTLADAGDGISPCGSPSARA from the coding sequence ATGGCGCGGGTCGTGTTGATGGGGTCGTCGGATGCCGCGGTCGAGCTCACCGGAGCGGCGCTCGCCGCGCGACTGCGCGCCCGCTACATCGACGGCGACGAGTTGCGCCCGCCCGCCCGCCGGCGTCGCCGCCGCGCTGAGACGACGCCCGCAGCGTCCGATGCCGAGATCTGGTTGGACGCGCTGCGCCTCGTTCTCGCGGAGGCGGCGGCCGTCGTGGTGACCACGGGACCGCTCACGCGCGCGGCGCGTGATGCCGTCCGTGCGCGCGTGCGCGACGTCGTGTTCGTCGAGCTGGTCGGCCGCGAGAGTGTCGGCGAGCCGCTCACGCAGGACGAGGCGGGATTCCGCGTGGCCGCGGGGGCCGATCTGCAGATCGTCGTCGATCGGGTCGCCGATCTGCTGACAACCACGACACTCGCGGATGCGGGCGACGGGATCAGTCCTTGCGGTAGCCCGAGCGCCCGAGCGTGA
- a CDS encoding gluconokinase translates to MPSRAPRIVVMGPSGSGKTAVGAALAVDFGVDFVDADDLHPVQNVAKMESGVPLDDDDRRPWLDVVGRRLASSPGLVMACSALARRYRDRIREAAPDVRFVELVVSREELDRRMRSRQHFMPVALLESQLATLEHLGADEDGVAVENIGGIIEVAARARAALDQAERR, encoded by the coding sequence ATGCCCTCCCGTGCGCCGCGCATCGTCGTGATGGGCCCGAGTGGCTCGGGCAAGACCGCCGTCGGGGCCGCGCTCGCCGTCGACTTCGGCGTCGACTTCGTGGATGCCGACGACCTGCACCCCGTGCAGAACGTCGCCAAGATGGAGTCGGGCGTGCCGCTGGACGATGACGACCGACGGCCCTGGCTCGACGTCGTCGGACGGCGCCTGGCGTCTTCACCGGGGCTGGTCATGGCCTGTTCCGCTCTCGCCCGTCGCTATCGCGATCGCATCCGCGAGGCCGCGCCCGATGTCCGCTTCGTCGAGCTCGTCGTGTCGCGCGAAGAGCTCGACCGCCGGATGCGCTCGCGCCAGCATTTCATGCCGGTCGCCCTCTTGGAGTCGCAGTTGGCGACGCTCGAGCATCTCGGTGCCGACGAGGACGGGGTCGCCGTCGAGAACATCGGGGGCATCATCGAGGTCGCCGCCCGCGCGCGCGCCGCTCTGGATCAGGCCGAGCGCCGATAA
- a CDS encoding 50S ribosomal protein L25/general stress protein Ctc: protein MSTETDTKVIAEVRENFGKGFARRLRAAGKIPAVIYGHGTDPVHVALPGHQVALLVRRANAVLELEISGAQQLTLVKDVQKDPVRQIIEHIDLLVVKKGEKVQVDVPVVVVGEPFAGTIANLDNATVSLEVEATHIPENVEVDVEGLEDGTHITAADLKLPRGAALVTDAETLIVAISVPAATIAEVDEIEAADEAVAEEQSEEAAE from the coding sequence ATGTCGACCGAGACCGACACCAAGGTCATCGCCGAGGTTCGCGAGAACTTCGGCAAGGGCTTCGCCCGCCGTCTGCGCGCCGCAGGCAAGATCCCCGCCGTCATCTACGGCCACGGCACCGACCCGGTGCACGTCGCGCTGCCCGGCCACCAGGTCGCGCTGCTCGTGCGTCGTGCCAACGCCGTCCTCGAGCTCGAGATCTCCGGTGCGCAGCAGCTCACCCTCGTGAAGGACGTCCAGAAGGACCCGGTGCGCCAGATCATCGAGCACATCGACCTCCTCGTCGTGAAGAAGGGTGAGAAGGTCCAGGTCGACGTTCCCGTCGTCGTCGTCGGCGAGCCCTTCGCGGGCACCATCGCCAACCTCGACAACGCGACCGTGTCGCTCGAGGTCGAGGCCACGCACATCCCCGAGAACGTCGAGGTCGACGTCGAGGGCCTCGAGGACGGCACGCACATCACCGCGGCCGACCTGAAGCTCCCGCGCGGCGCCGCGCTGGTCACCGACGCCGAGACGCTCATCGTGGCGATCTCGGTGCCGGCGGCGACGATCGCCGAGGTCGACGAGATCGAGGCGGCCGACGAGGCCGTCGCCGAGGAGCAGTCGGAAGAGGCTGCCGAGTAA